In the genome of Tannockella kyphosi, one region contains:
- a CDS encoding RNA polymerase sigma factor: MKIDSIYERYKKDVYYFLYHLSHNKDISEDLTSEVFLQAIKSLPTFKGDSTIKTWLFGIARLKWFEFVRKEQRIKSLNEKLAFYINEIDFFCEDTISDKQTIDRILELLNIETEKSRRVVLMRVEGFSFYEIANELSVSENSARVIDFRTKKKIKHILTKEGYIDE; the protein is encoded by the coding sequence ATGAAAATTGATTCTATATATGAACGATATAAAAAAGATGTATACTATTTTTTATATCATTTGTCACACAACAAAGATATTTCAGAAGATTTAACTTCAGAAGTGTTTTTGCAGGCAATTAAATCTTTACCCACTTTCAAGGGTGATTCTACTATCAAGACATGGTTATTTGGTATTGCAAGGCTTAAATGGTTTGAATTTGTCAGAAAAGAACAACGAATAAAAAGTCTAAATGAAAAATTAGCCTTTTATATAAATGAGATTGATTTTTTCTGTGAAGATACTATTTCAGATAAACAAACAATAGATAGAATATTGGAATTACTTAACATAGAAACAGAAAAATCAAGGCGAGTTGTTTTGATGCGTGTTGAAGGATTTTCCTTTTATGAAATTGCAAATGAACTTTCTGTTTCGGAAAATTCAGCAAGAGTTATTGATTTTAGGACGAAGAAAAAAATAAAGCATATTTTGACGAAGGAGGGTTATATCGATGAATAA
- a CDS encoding transposon-encoded TnpW family protein: MTEQTVKPVTTSPPQGTFTHKIGNTTYVVGVHFSKTSKETIDDKIERLIIQDLEKQRYL, translated from the coding sequence ATGACAGAACAAACAGTAAAACCAGTGACCACTTCTCCCCCACAAGGTACATTTACTCACAAGATAGGCAATACCACTTATGTTGTAGGTGTTCATTTTAGCAAAACCAGTAAAGAAACTATTGATGATAAAATTGAACGCTTAATCATTCAAGATTTAGAAAAACAAAGATACTTGTAA
- a CDS encoding phage replisome organizer N-terminal domain-containing protein — MADNRKYYYLKLKESYFDDDSIILLESMQDGILYSYILLKLYLKSLKHDGKLQLDEHIPYNAQMIATITRQQVGTIERALQIYEKLGLVEILEDSTVYMSNIELFIGKSSTEGERKRRARNGNIKQKQLGGQMSTPILDICPPEIEREKEIEIEIERELEKGHHTQFYGKYQNISLTDEELEQLKQELPSLFESYIEKLSEYMASTGKTYNSHVATIRRWAKEDVSKNTKGSQRANKGEVRNYDYKGNNSL; from the coding sequence ATGGCAGACAATAGAAAATATTACTACCTCAAGCTAAAAGAAAGTTATTTTGATGATGATAGTATTATCTTGCTTGAGAGTATGCAAGATGGAATACTCTATTCATATATCCTCTTGAAACTGTATTTAAAGTCGCTTAAACACGATGGCAAGCTACAACTAGATGAACATATCCCCTACAATGCTCAAATGATAGCAACGATTACAAGACAACAAGTAGGCACTATCGAACGAGCATTGCAGATATATGAGAAATTAGGACTTGTGGAAATTCTTGAAGATAGCACAGTTTACATGAGTAACATCGAGCTTTTTATTGGAAAATCTTCCACAGAGGGAGAACGAAAAAGACGTGCTAGAAACGGAAATATTAAGCAAAAACAGTTAGGTGGACAAATGTCCACCCCTATCTTGGACATTTGTCCACCAGAGATAGAGAGAGAGAAAGAGATAGAGATAGAGATAGAGAGAGAGTTAGAAAAGGGACATCACACACAGTTTTATGGAAAATATCAAAATATTTCATTAACAGATGAAGAACTGGAGCAATTAAAACAAGAACTACCCTCACTCTTTGAAAGCTATATTGAAAAATTAAGCGAATATATGGCAAGCACTGGTAAGACCTACAATAGCCATGTAGCCACTATACGCAGATGGGCAAAGGAAGATGTATCTAAGAATACAAAAGGCTCACAGCGAGCTAATAAGGGCGAAGTACGCAATTATGACTACAAGGGTAATAACAGCCTGTAA
- the mobQ gene encoding MobQ family relaxase produces MAIYHCAIKVISRGKGKSAVASSAYRSGSKITNEYDGETHDYTHKGGIYSSCILLPSHAPEEYTDHSTLWNAVEKIEKAKNSQLAREIEVSIPKEIPSHLWKKMMIDYCNANFVSKGMIADLSIHNKDPSNPHCHIMLTMRLIEQDGKWGAKSRKIYDLDENGQRIKLASGNWKSHKQDTTDWNEQTNAELWRANWSEHCNLYLEQLGYRERIDHRSYERQGVDQIPSIHLGVQASQMEQKGIVTERGNINRQIAEDNKESKIIRARISRLMKWQRELKAKPLDLEKADVRASVMDKLQANNVVVKNQYQSLKDLKSNVSVWNFMQTHNIQTMQDFASKISELNSSFYTIKREQAGIKKKIENLDKRLELWSEYQKLSPTIKQYNSLKGKAKEQFYSKHRTEIERVQEIANSLQKYANTKGKISVSDWRKEHSSLMQDISLCEWKLKALKQEIGNAEKVQKILEEERTGADVPKPTKERVTETSL; encoded by the coding sequence ATGGCTATTTATCATTGTGCAATCAAAGTGATTAGTAGAGGAAAAGGCAAGTCTGCTGTTGCTTCATCTGCATATCGTAGTGGCTCTAAAATAACCAATGAATATGATGGAGAAACGCATGACTACACGCACAAAGGTGGTATTTATTCCAGTTGTATTTTACTACCCTCTCATGCCCCTGAAGAGTATACAGACCATAGCACTTTATGGAACGCAGTAGAGAAAATTGAAAAGGCAAAAAACAGTCAACTGGCAAGAGAAATTGAAGTATCAATACCGAAAGAAATCCCCTCACATCTATGGAAAAAAATGATGATTGATTATTGCAATGCTAACTTTGTTTCAAAGGGTATGATTGCTGATTTGTCTATTCATAACAAAGACCCTAGCAACCCTCATTGCCATATCATGTTGACTATGCGACTTATAGAACAAGATGGAAAATGGGGAGCAAAATCACGCAAGATTTATGACCTTGACGAGAACGGACAGCGAATAAAACTTGCAAGTGGTAACTGGAAATCCCATAAACAAGATACTACTGATTGGAACGAACAAACCAATGCAGAACTTTGGAGAGCAAACTGGAGTGAACATTGCAATCTCTACCTTGAACAATTAGGATACAGAGAACGTATCGACCACCGAAGTTATGAAAGACAAGGTGTTGACCAAATCCCATCTATCCATCTAGGAGTACAGGCAAGCCAAATGGAGCAAAAAGGAATTGTTACTGAAAGAGGAAATATCAACCGACAAATTGCAGAGGATAACAAGGAAAGTAAGATAATTAGGGCGAGAATTTCAAGGCTTATGAAGTGGCAACGAGAATTAAAAGCCAAGCCTTTAGACCTTGAAAAAGCAGACGTAAGAGCTTCTGTTATGGATAAATTACAAGCCAATAATGTTGTGGTAAAAAATCAATATCAAAGCCTTAAAGACCTTAAATCCAATGTGAGTGTATGGAACTTTATGCAGACACATAACATTCAAACAATGCAAGATTTTGCAAGTAAAATCAGCGAGCTAAACTCTAGTTTTTATACCATCAAACGAGAGCAGGCAGGTATTAAAAAGAAGATAGAAAACCTTGATAAACGATTAGAACTTTGGAGTGAATATCAAAAGTTAAGTCCTACTATAAAGCAGTACAATTCCCTAAAAGGCAAGGCAAAAGAACAGTTTTATAGCAAGCATAGAACAGAAATTGAACGTGTGCAAGAAATCGCAAATTCATTGCAGAAATATGCAAATACTAAAGGAAAAATTAGTGTATCAGATTGGAGAAAGGAACACAGTTCTCTTATGCAAGATATTTCTTTGTGCGAGTGGAAATTGAAAGCATTAAAACAAGAAATCGGTAATGCCGAAAAGGTGCAAAAGATACTAGAAGAAGAAAGAACTGGTGCAGATGTTCCAAAGCCAACTAAAGAGCGAGTGACGGAAACATCATTGTAG
- a CDS encoding cysteine-rich KTR domain-containing protein: MCQNKTRIQLREDTELKNFPLFCPKCKQETLIDVLKYKIIAKIK; this comes from the coding sequence ATGTGCCAAAACAAAACAAGGATACAACTTCGAGAAGATACGGAACTCAAAAACTTCCCACTATTCTGTCCGAAGTGTAAGCAAGAAACTTTAATTGATGTACTAAAGTACAAGATTATCGCAAAAATTAAATAG
- a CDS encoding ATP-binding protein, whose product MKNYINNIADSIEQRNSEPSDYLNETDNLMYCGKCNTPKQKRLDKPFFDGRNIVPIPCACRSKEIEEERRQEELRKHFQLVERLREQGIRDKKMLQWIFNNDTSDGKQIDIAKRYVENFDKIKAENAGLLLWGNVGTGKSFVAGCIANALIDKEVSVLMTNFGIILADMMNLQIDKNEYIANLNRKSLLIIDDFGMERDTAFALEQIYNVIDSRYTASKPLIVTTNLTLSEIENTAIQTDYRRIYDRVLEMCVPIFFEGESKRKDRAKEKLNKLKEILG is encoded by the coding sequence ATGAAAAACTATATTAATAACATAGCAGACAGCATTGAACAGCGAAATTCAGAGCCTAGCGACTATCTAAACGAAACAGACAACCTCATGTATTGTGGTAAATGTAACACTCCAAAGCAAAAAAGATTGGATAAGCCATTTTTTGACGGAAGAAACATTGTACCCATTCCTTGTGCGTGTCGCTCTAAGGAAATTGAAGAAGAACGCAGACAAGAAGAACTTAGAAAGCATTTTCAACTGGTGGAAAGACTTAGAGAACAAGGTATCCGAGATAAGAAGATGTTGCAGTGGATTTTCAACAATGACACAAGTGATGGCAAGCAGATTGATATTGCAAAGCGATATGTAGAAAACTTTGATAAGATAAAAGCTGAAAATGCAGGATTACTACTATGGGGAAATGTTGGTACTGGCAAAAGTTTTGTCGCAGGGTGCATTGCCAATGCACTGATCGACAAAGAGGTTTCGGTGCTTATGACAAACTTTGGTATTATTTTAGCTGATATGATGAATTTACAAATTGATAAAAACGAGTATATTGCAAATCTCAATCGTAAGAGCCTACTCATAATTGATGATTTTGGAATGGAAAGAGATACTGCATTTGCCCTAGAACAGATTTACAACGTCATAGACAGCCGATACACAGCTTCTAAGCCTTTAATCGTGACAACTAACCTAACACTATCAGAAATCGAAAATACAGCCATTCAGACCGATTATAGACGCATATATGACCGAGTGCTAGAGATGTGTGTGCCTATCTTCTTTGAGGGCGAGAGCAAACGCAAGGACAGAGCAAAGGAAAAATTGAATAAACTGAAAGAAATCTTAGGCTAA
- a CDS encoding recombinase family protein, whose amino-acid sequence MKTQITALYERLSRDDEQQGESNSISNQKQMLEDYALKNGFDNIRHFTDDGFSGTRFDRPAFLDLLEEIEQGNVKTVCLKDMSRIGRDYLQVGQYMELLRQRGVRLIAINDNVDSFKGEDDFTPFRNVMNEFYARDTSRKIRSVFQAKGKSGKRVSSAIPYGYLKDPNDKHKIIIDEVAAPIVMRIFQMTLEGKGPYQITKILENECVPIPAYHHQKLGIGLWKTREIQYPYRWTSSTIANILKRQEYLGHTVNFRTRKHFKDKKSHYVDEQHWLIFENTHEPIIDQITYENVQRIRSNVKRYPNGWGEVNPFTGLLYCADCGAKLHGHRNCNNKPVTYYVCASYGKLPVGTYCASGHRIKEENLFELLRETLKGIKKTIDDDTATFTLEVQERLANKQNKDVKEQQKRLAICNKRLSELELLISRIYEDNIFGRLNDKRYYTLNNQYEKEQQELEEEIKQLSEVVSAFESGKNGAKQFVDLMAKYDTFDELNIKMINEFVEKIIVHERDRKGRQDTTQSIDIYFNFIGQFELESKPMTDEELAEQKKIEERKDRLHRNYLRRKENGSQKAWEEKYKAKKLARKSELQEELPPKAGIPFEEYKESIQDEQLESRYNYV is encoded by the coding sequence TTGAAAACGCAAATTACTGCACTGTATGAGCGACTATCTCGTGATGATGAACAGCAAGGCGAAAGTAATTCTATCTCCAATCAAAAGCAAATGCTAGAAGATTATGCTTTAAAGAATGGTTTTGATAACATTCGTCACTTTACAGATGATGGCTTTAGTGGTACTCGTTTTGATAGACCTGCTTTTTTAGATTTGCTAGAAGAAATTGAGCAAGGCAATGTTAAGACTGTCTGCCTAAAAGATATGAGCCGAATTGGTCGTGATTATCTGCAAGTTGGGCAGTATATGGAGCTGTTACGACAACGTGGTGTAAGGCTTATTGCCATCAATGACAATGTAGATAGCTTCAAGGGTGAGGACGATTTTACCCCCTTTAGAAACGTAATGAATGAGTTTTATGCAAGGGACACAAGCCGAAAAATTCGCTCTGTATTCCAAGCAAAAGGCAAAAGTGGTAAAAGGGTATCAAGTGCTATTCCCTATGGATATTTAAAAGACCCAAATGACAAGCATAAAATCATTATTGATGAAGTCGCTGCACCGATAGTAATGCGAATATTTCAAATGACTTTAGAGGGAAAGGGTCCATATCAGATTACAAAGATACTAGAGAATGAGTGTGTTCCAATACCTGCCTATCATCATCAAAAGTTAGGGATTGGCTTATGGAAAACACGAGAAATTCAATATCCTTATCGGTGGACAAGTTCCACAATCGCCAATATATTAAAACGTCAAGAATACTTAGGGCATACAGTGAATTTCAGAACACGCAAGCATTTCAAGGATAAAAAGAGTCATTATGTAGACGAGCAACACTGGTTAATCTTTGAGAATACCCACGAGCCGATTATTGACCAAATCACTTATGAAAATGTGCAAAGAATACGCAGTAATGTCAAGAGATACCCTAACGGATGGGGCGAGGTAAATCCATTTACTGGACTACTCTATTGTGCTGATTGTGGTGCAAAACTTCATGGGCATAGGAATTGCAATAACAAGCCAGTTACATACTATGTATGTGCAAGTTATGGCAAACTTCCAGTAGGTACTTATTGTGCAAGTGGACATCGTATCAAAGAAGAAAACTTATTTGAATTGCTTAGAGAAACACTCAAAGGCATCAAGAAAACCATTGATGATGATACAGCAACTTTTACTCTTGAAGTGCAAGAACGACTTGCAAATAAGCAGAATAAAGATGTTAAGGAGCAACAAAAAAGGCTTGCTATATGTAACAAACGATTAAGCGAATTGGAGCTACTTATTTCTCGTATTTATGAGGATAATATTTTTGGAAGATTGAATGATAAGAGGTATTACACCCTTAACAATCAATACGAAAAAGAGCAACAAGAACTGGAAGAAGAAATCAAGCAATTAAGCGAGGTGGTATCTGCATTTGAAAGTGGTAAAAATGGAGCGAAACAGTTTGTTGATTTAATGGCAAAATATGATACTTTTGATGAACTCAATATTAAAATGATAAATGAGTTTGTAGAAAAAATCATTGTGCATGAACGTGACCGAAAAGGTAGACAAGACACCACTCAAAGCATTGATATTTATTTCAATTTCATAGGACAGTTTGAATTAGAGTCAAAGCCTATGACAGATGAAGAACTTGCAGAACAAAAGAAAATAGAAGAACGTAAAGACCGACTTCATCGCAATTATTTAAGGCGAAAAGAAAACGGAAGTCAAAAGGCTTGGGAAGAAAAATACAAAGCAAAAAAACTTGCAAGAAAATCAGAACTTCAAGAGGAACTGCCACCTAAAGCAGGCATACCATTTGAAGAATACAAAGAAAGCATTCAAGATGAACAATTAGAAAGTAGGTACAATTATGTGTGA
- the mobQ gene encoding MobQ family relaxase yields MAIYHCAIKVISRGKGKSAVASSAYRSGTKITNEYDGETHDYTQKGGIYSSCILLPSHAPKEYADRSTLWNAVEKIEKAKNSQLAREIEVSIPKEIPSHLWQKMMIDYCNANFVSKGMIADLSIHNKDPSNPHCHIMLTMRPIEQDGKWGAKSRKIYDLDENGQRIKLASGNWKSHKQDTTDWNEQTNAELWRANWSEHCNLYLEQLGYRERIDHRSYERQGVDQIPSIHLGVQASQMEQKGIVTERGNINRQIAEDNKESKIIRARISRLMKWQRELKAKPLDLEKANVRASVMDKLQANNVVVKNQYQILKDLKSNVSVWNFMQTHNIQTMQDFASKISELNSSFYAIKREQAGIKKKIESLDKRLELWSEYQKLSPTIKQNNSLKGKEKEQFYSKHKTEIERVQEIANLLQKYANAKGKISVSDWRKEHSSFMQDISLCEWKLKALKQEIGNAEKVQKILEEERTGADIPKPTKERVTETSL; encoded by the coding sequence ATGGCTATTTATCATTGTGCAATCAAAGTGATTAGTAGAGGAAAAGGCAAGTCTGCTGTTGCTTCATCTGCATATCGTAGTGGCACTAAAATAACCAATGAATATGATGGAGAAACGCATGACTACACACAAAAAGGTGGTATCTATTCTAGTTGTATTTTACTACCCTCTCATGCCCCTAAAGAGTATGCAGACCGTAGCACTTTATGGAACGCAGTAGAGAAAATTGAAAAGGCAAAAAACAGTCAACTGGCAAGAGAAATTGAAGTATCAATACCGAAAGAAATCCCCTCACATCTATGGCAAAAAATGATGATTGATTATTGCAATGCAAACTTTGTTTCAAAGGGTATGATTGCTGATTTGTCTATTCATAATAAAGACCCTAGCAACCCTCATTGCCATATCATGTTGACTATGCGACCTATAGAACAAGATGGAAAATGGGGAGCAAAATCACGCAAGATTTATGACCTTGACGAGAACGGACAGCGAATAAAACTTGCAAGTGGTAACTGGAAATCCCACAAACAAGACACTACGGATTGGAACGAACAAACCAATGCAGAACTTTGGAGAGCAAACTGGAGTGAACATTGCAATCTCTACCTTGAACAATTAGGATACAGAGAACGTATCGACCACCGAAGTTATGAAAGACAAGGTGTTGACCAAATCCCATCTATCCATCTAGGAGTACAGGCAAGCCAAATGGAGCAAAAAGGAATTGTTACTGAAAGAGGAAATATCAACCGACAAATTGCAGAGGATAACAAGGAAAGTAAGATAATTAGGGCGAGAATTTCAAGGCTTATGAAGTGGCAACGAGAATTAAAAGCCAAGCCTTTAGACCTTGAAAAAGCAAACGTAAGAGCTTCTGTTATGGATAAATTACAAGCCAATAATGTTGTGGTAAAAAATCAATATCAAATCCTTAAAGACCTTAAATCCAATGTGAGTGTATGGAACTTTATGCAGACACATAATATTCAAACAATGCAAGATTTTGCAAGTAAAATCAGCGAGCTAAACTCTAGCTTTTATGCCATCAAACGAGAGCAGGCAGGCATTAAAAAGAAGATAGAAAGCCTTGATAAACGATTAGAACTTTGGAGTGAATATCAAAAGTTAAGTCCTACTATAAAGCAGAACAATTCCCTAAAAGGCAAGGAAAAAGAACAGTTTTATAGCAAGCATAAAACAGAAATTGAACGTGTGCAAGAAATCGCAAATTTATTACAGAAATATGCAAATGCTAAAGGGAAAATTAGTGTATCGGATTGGAGAAAGGAACACAGTTCTTTTATGCAAGATATTTCATTGTGCGAGTGGAAATTGAAAGCATTAAAACAAGAAATCGGTAATGCCGAAAAGGTACAAAAGATACTGGAAGAAGAAAGAACTGGTGCAGATATTCCAAAGCCAACTAAAGAGCGAGTGACGGAAACATCATTGTAG
- a CDS encoding tyrosine recombinase XerC: protein MLKNYKSFDLLEEYLSYLTVIKGRSINTVIEYRTDVLMFFEFLCNKRNIVREKYDLSMIDSAFIGSVTLNDMYAFISHCQTENKASAGTRARKIVSIRQFWKYLKNKARVIDNNVAEDLETPKIPKRIPKYLTLEESVRLLIASEFSARNHCIITIFLNCALRLSELTSLDVGQVSSDTLQVIGKGNKERKIFLTSATKKALENWLKEREQIPTSTTALFITKQGNRMTGRSVQDVVKRCIKLANLEHKNISVHKLRHTAATLMYQYGKVDIRSLQQILGHESIATTEIYTHIDESQLRTAVNSNPLSGMYGNVMKG, encoded by the coding sequence ATGCTGAAGAACTACAAAAGTTTTGATTTATTAGAAGAATATTTAAGCTATCTCACTGTTATTAAAGGTCGCTCAATCAATACGGTTATAGAGTATCGCACAGATGTGTTGATGTTCTTTGAGTTTCTTTGTAACAAGCGAAATATTGTGCGAGAAAAGTATGATTTAAGCATGATAGATAGTGCATTTATAGGGAGTGTTACTCTCAATGATATGTATGCGTTTATCTCTCATTGCCAAACAGAAAACAAGGCGAGTGCAGGCACTAGGGCAAGAAAAATTGTATCTATCCGTCAGTTTTGGAAGTATCTAAAAAACAAGGCTCGTGTCATTGATAATAATGTCGCAGAGGACTTAGAAACACCTAAAATTCCTAAACGTATACCAAAATATTTAACTCTTGAAGAAAGTGTAAGGTTGCTCATTGCCAGTGAATTTTCTGCAAGAAATCATTGTATCATCACGATATTTCTTAATTGTGCATTAAGGCTATCAGAACTAACAAGCCTTGATGTTGGGCAAGTATCATCAGACACTTTGCAAGTTATCGGCAAGGGAAATAAAGAACGCAAGATATTTCTAACCAGTGCTACCAAAAAGGCTCTTGAAAATTGGTTAAAAGAGCGAGAACAAATACCTACTTCCACTACTGCACTATTTATCACTAAGCAAGGAAATAGAATGACAGGGCGAAGTGTTCAAGATGTTGTTAAAAGGTGCATTAAACTTGCAAATTTAGAACACAAAAATATATCCGTACACAAATTAAGACACACAGCAGCCACCTTGATGTATCAGTATGGCAAGGTAGATATTCGCTCACTACAACAGATTTTAGGACACGAAAGTATCGCCACTACTGAAATCTATACGCATATTGACGAGAGCCAATTAAGAACTGCTGTAAACTCTAATCCTCTATCAGGAATGTATGGCAATGTGATGAAAGGATAA
- a CDS encoding DUF6809 family protein, with translation MCDVVLKAIFNGDILPWEQKISRSPIYKELSKKIEKEREFFMRDMSKEEKNRFDDYHCLLMERNSEEFNNCMFQNFMLGISVGMEVIEGKQKIIEDYGV, from the coding sequence ATGTGTGATGTAGTATTAAAGGCAATATTTAATGGCGATATTCTCCCCTGGGAACAAAAAATTTCACGTTCTCCAATCTATAAAGAATTGAGTAAGAAAATCGAAAAAGAGCGAGAGTTTTTTATGCGTGATATGAGCAAAGAGGAAAAAAATCGCTTTGATGATTACCATTGCTTGTTAATGGAACGCAATAGCGAAGAATTTAATAATTGTATGTTCCAAAACTTTATGCTTGGTATCTCTGTAGGAATGGAAGTCATAGAGGGAAAGCAAAAGATAATTGAAGATTATGGAGTATGA
- a CDS encoding YfjL-like protein — protein sequence MKKITEIIAIVVAVLLILGLLFVANGFVGNPVSKYLVDRNSVRYIEAQYSDLDLVKEIGFDFKSTRYYVKLKSETIEDLHFTLYYGMNGKLGRDLYENNITNGWNVLHRLNEDYRDETDLIFEQLETNPLFKETDSFYTSAYLMSSIEIEDRLVGFEDVSGGIDGTTLELDKDYDIAQMGAIGGLIDIDLRFTDGDESFEKGAEVIRELKRIFDEAGIGFYYISFGMINAEGNLAYRVDYLPYSQIDDENLADILKTMDETNPIDYDK from the coding sequence ATGAAAAAGATAACTGAAATTATTGCAATTGTTGTTGCAGTTTTACTAATATTAGGACTATTATTTGTGGCAAATGGTTTTGTTGGAAATCCAGTTTCGAAATATTTAGTCGACAGAAATTCTGTAAGATATATAGAAGCACAGTATTCAGACTTAGACCTTGTAAAAGAAATCGGATTTGATTTTAAAAGCACCAGATATTATGTAAAACTAAAAAGCGAAACAATAGAAGATTTACATTTTACACTGTACTATGGTATGAACGGCAAACTTGGTAGAGATTTATATGAAAACAACATTACAAATGGCTGGAATGTTTTACACCGATTAAATGAAGATTATAGAGATGAAACAGATCTTATCTTTGAGCAACTTGAAACTAATCCACTATTCAAAGAAACTGACAGTTTTTATACATCAGCTTATTTAATGAGCAGCATCGAAATTGAGGATAGATTAGTGGGTTTTGAAGATGTATCGGGTGGAATTGATGGTACTACACTTGAACTTGATAAAGATTATGATATAGCACAGATGGGAGCGATAGGTGGCTTAATTGACATAGACCTTAGATTTACTGACGGTGACGAAAGTTTTGAAAAAGGTGCAGAGGTTATAAGAGAGTTGAAACGTATTTTTGATGAAGCTGGTATAGGCTTTTATTATATAAGTTTTGGAATGATTAATGCCGAAGGCAATCTTGCATATAGAGTAGATTACTTGCCATATTCACAAATTGATGATGAAAATTTAGCTGATATACTTAAAACAATGGACGAAACAAACCCAATAGATTATGATAAATAA
- a CDS encoding zf-HC2 domain-containing protein yields MNKISCDICMDLMPLVKDEVASDDSKKVVYEHMKFCEDCKNVYGVEVVFEDSDKKILKDIKKNLTHICLIIIGLGMLFGISLSANQFMFYNILIMPAIGGISYFSLKKKSIYVCTAVFITVYLRWLYDSFGYALNGNLVQAFIPPLWWALIYTGLTLFGILVAMLLHFGFKKEKKDEKDN; encoded by the coding sequence ATGAATAAAATTTCGTGTGATATTTGCATGGATTTAATGCCACTTGTTAAAGATGAAGTTGCAAGTGATGACAGCAAAAAAGTAGTATATGAACATATGAAGTTTTGCGAAGACTGTAAAAACGTATACGGTGTAGAAGTGGTTTTTGAAGATAGTGACAAGAAAATCTTAAAAGATATCAAGAAAAATTTAACACATATATGTCTTATAATAATAGGACTAGGTATGCTTTTTGGAATTAGTTTATCAGCAAACCAATTTATGTTTTACAACATCTTGATTATGCCAGCAATTGGTGGAATTAGTTATTTTTCACTTAAAAAGAAATCGATTTATGTGTGTACGGCAGTATTTATTACAGTATATTTAAGATGGTTATATGATAGTTTTGGTTATGCCTTAAATGGAAACCTTGTGCAAGCGTTCATACCGCCATTATGGTGGGCATTAATATACACTGGATTAACTTTGTTCGGTATTTTAGTAGCAATGTTACTGCATTTTGGATTTAAGAAGGAGAAAAAAGATGAAAAAGATAACTGA